GTTAAAATCATGTTTTGTGGTTTCTTTGTGTATGTCTCTTAAGATCGCTGTTGGTAAGGAATGATAGCTTACAAATTCCACATAAGTATGGTCTCTCACCAGTATGAATTCGATAGTGTACATCCAATCCGTATTTTTTTGCAAATGATTTTGAACACACATCACACTCAAATGGTTTTTCACCGGTATGGATCCTACGGTGATTAACCAATGTAAACGAATGCTTAAACGAtttgttacaaatattacaTGCTAGAAGTTTTTCATTGGTATGTGTTTTTTCATGTGATCTTAAGTttgattttttcgaaaatgttagTTTACAAATTTTGCATTCAAAAGTTTTCTCTCCTGAATGCAGTTTTAAGTGATGATCCAAAGAtgttttttgtgtaaataagCTGGCACAAATTATGCATTCAAATGGTTTTTCGTAATTATGTTGTCTATTGTGCCTcaataataaagattgaaacTTAAATGTTTTAGAACAAacagaacatttaaaatttgtctGCGCCTTTTTTCGAAGTTCATTGGAGTTAGGATTGTTAGCGACTAGTTGTGTTTTTTCTGTTACTTCTTCCAgtaccattttttttactttaagtaCCGCCTGAAAAATAGAACtttgtattctaaatatttatttttgaaagctctaattttaactatcactattttaagatatttataaaaatataaaatgtatctaaaactttcacatattattaataaaataaatgaatgtattattgttttagttaaaataatataagtacaaacaTACAAACCTCTTta
The Metopolophium dirhodum isolate CAU chromosome 7, ASM1992520v1, whole genome shotgun sequence DNA segment above includes these coding regions:
- the LOC132949604 gene encoding gastrula zinc finger protein XlCGF49.1-like, with protein sequence MDTVKEDIATIIRNKIGIPKKKKAVKDTNTNTTTVTSKSLSDADHSSKSKKIFPGSKLKKEKKSKEAVLKVKKMVLEEVTEKTQLVANNPNSNELRKKAQTNFKCSVCSKTFKFQSLLLRHNRQHNYEKPFECIICASLFTQKTSLDHHLKLHSGEKTFECKICKLTFSKKSNLRSHEKTHTNEKLLACNICNKSFKHSFTLVNHRRIHTGEKPFECDVCSKSFAKKYGLDVHYRIHTGERPYLCGICKLSFLTNSDLKRHTQRNHKT